The Myxococcales bacterium genome contains a region encoding:
- the obgE gene encoding GTPase ObgE, producing MGTKANFVDEVFVNVTSGDGGDGMVSMRRAKFEPMGGPDGGDGGRGGDVVLVADGNLRTLLDIRHRREIKAERGANGGTREKTGASGKAVEIRVPVGTEIYDQDADEGSAPIVDLTLADQCHVICRGGKGGKGNTRFKTSTRQTPRFAQPGQRGETRSLRMTVKLLADVGFVGFPNAGKSTLLRQISKARPRVASYPFTTLVPSLGVVERGEQRIVAADIPGLIEGASEGAGLGDRFLRHIERTRVIVHLLDCGAMLTEGRDLINDYDTIRRELGRYRADLIERHEIVVLNKVDLLHDERDIVALEEALRDRGLQASRISGATGVGCRDLVSLMFDAVAAANEADTADKAESTTNE from the coding sequence ATGGGCACGAAAGCAAACTTTGTCGACGAAGTCTTCGTCAACGTAACCTCCGGAGACGGGGGCGACGGCATGGTGTCCATGCGCCGGGCGAAGTTTGAGCCCATGGGGGGCCCCGACGGGGGCGACGGGGGCCGCGGGGGCGACGTCGTCCTGGTCGCCGACGGAAACCTTCGCACCTTGCTCGATATCCGTCATCGTCGCGAGATCAAGGCGGAGCGGGGCGCCAACGGCGGAACCCGAGAGAAGACCGGCGCCTCGGGCAAGGCAGTCGAGATCCGCGTGCCTGTCGGAACCGAAATCTATGATCAGGATGCAGACGAGGGCAGCGCGCCGATCGTCGATCTCACCCTTGCAGATCAGTGCCACGTCATCTGTCGTGGCGGCAAGGGCGGCAAGGGAAACACCCGCTTCAAGACTTCCACGCGACAGACACCACGCTTTGCCCAACCCGGCCAGCGCGGAGAAACGCGCAGCCTCCGCATGACCGTAAAACTGTTGGCGGACGTCGGTTTCGTGGGCTTTCCCAACGCGGGCAAGTCCACGCTGCTGCGACAGATTTCAAAGGCTCGACCGCGCGTCGCCTCCTACCCGTTCACGACCCTGGTGCCCTCTCTCGGCGTCGTCGAGCGGGGAGAGCAACGCATTGTCGCGGCCGATATTCCCGGTTTGATCGAAGGGGCGAGCGAAGGGGCCGGCCTCGGAGACCGCTTCCTGCGCCACATCGAGCGCACCCGGGTGATCGTCCACCTGCTCGACTGTGGTGCGATGCTCACCGAGGGACGCGATTTGATCAACGACTACGACACCATACGCCGAGAACTCGGTCGCTATCGCGCAGACTTGATCGAGCGCCACGAAATTGTCGTGCTCAACAAAGTCGACCTACTTCACGACGAACGCGATATTGTGGCACTTGAAGAAGCCTTGCGGGATCGCGGCCTGCAAGCGTCGAGGATTTCAGGGGCCACCGGGGTCGGTTGTCGCGACCTCGTCAGCCTGATGTTCGACGCAGTGGCCGCGGCCAACGAAGCGGATACAGCAGATAAAGCCGAAAGTACAACCAATGAATAA
- the proB gene encoding glutamate 5-kinase: protein MNNDESRKLLARARRIVVKVGSSTLTRDGKLRPRKFSDLAKQISGLVDDGREVVLVSSGAIAIGAAKLGWDHPRHTIPEMQAAAAVGQIGLVELYQRRFASHDQKIAQILLTRMGLEDRERFLNARQALHELLKLKVVPVVNENDTIATEEIRFGDNDNLSANIVSLVSADALVILTDVDGLYVEPPIEGRRKPQLFDVIEKITPEVEHAAQGSPSAFGRGGMITKLEAARTAAHTGAVTVVCNGATKNVVSRVLAGEALGTMFLPAARMASRKHWLAFTTRTRGSLMLDEGASHAIEKRGSSLLPAGVTSLSGDFKRGDSVACLDPKGREIARGLCTYGADEVQRIKGLPTREIERVLGYSNGDELIHRDNLVILSS, encoded by the coding sequence ATGAATAATGACGAGAGTCGAAAACTGCTCGCGCGCGCGCGTCGCATAGTCGTCAAGGTCGGGAGCAGCACCTTGACCCGGGACGGCAAGCTGCGACCGCGGAAGTTCTCGGACCTCGCGAAGCAAATTTCGGGCTTGGTGGATGACGGTCGCGAGGTCGTACTCGTATCCTCGGGCGCAATCGCAATCGGTGCGGCCAAGCTTGGATGGGATCATCCCCGGCATACGATTCCCGAGATGCAGGCGGCTGCCGCGGTCGGACAGATCGGACTCGTCGAGCTCTACCAGCGGCGCTTCGCAAGCCACGACCAAAAGATCGCGCAAATTCTACTGACTCGAATGGGCCTCGAAGATCGCGAACGCTTTTTGAACGCGCGACAGGCGCTGCACGAACTTCTCAAGTTGAAGGTCGTTCCGGTGGTGAACGAAAACGATACGATCGCGACCGAAGAAATCCGCTTCGGTGACAACGACAACTTGTCTGCAAACATCGTAAGCCTCGTGAGTGCCGATGCTCTGGTGATCTTGACCGACGTCGACGGACTCTATGTCGAACCCCCGATCGAGGGCCGGCGCAAACCGCAACTCTTCGATGTGATCGAAAAGATCACCCCCGAAGTCGAACACGCCGCCCAGGGATCGCCAAGCGCTTTCGGTCGCGGCGGCATGATCACAAAACTCGAGGCCGCGAGAACCGCTGCTCACACCGGAGCCGTCACCGTTGTGTGCAACGGCGCGACAAAAAATGTGGTCTCGCGCGTTCTCGCAGGTGAAGCTCTGGGCACAATGTTTCTCCCCGCCGCACGAATGGCGAGTCGAAAGCACTGGTTGGCGTTCACGACCCGGACCCGCGGTTCACTGATGCTTGACGAGGGTGCGAGTCACGCAATCGAAAAGCGGGGGAGCAGCCTGTTGCCGGCGGGGGTTACGTCACTTTCCGGCGACTTCAAGCGCGGTGACTCGGTGGCTTGCCTGGATCCCAAGGGACGGGAGATTGCGCGCGGATTGTGCACCTATGGCGCAGATGAAGTCCAACGGATCAAAGGTCTCCCCACACGGGAGATCGAGCGGGTGCTAGGATATTCGAACGGAGATGAACTCATCCACCGGGACAACCTCGTCATTCTATCTTCGTGA
- a CDS encoding L-seryl-tRNA(Sec) selenium transferase yields MDLSGGVNPDTRRHLPSVDKLCREVVRSCPELSEWAVLAASRLILRSAREEIESMLSRGADASELKQIAETQWAVRVAAEAARVMSPHPRPVINGTGVVLHTNLGRSPLARGAAEAAAEASVGYSDLELDLETGRRGNRLAEISAKICLLSGAEAATVVNNNAAAVLLALNTLASGREVVVSRGELVEIGGSFRVPAIMERAGVRLVEVGTTNRTHARDYEQAIGPDTALLLKVHRSNFEQRGYVAEVDLEALVEIGHSHGLPVVEDLGAGTLVDLTDRGLPRDAYAPARVRLGVDLVCFSGDKLIGGPQAGIILGNESTIAALRKNPLARALRVDKMTIAALDWTLNAMLEGRAEQDIPILKMMFESSEQIETRAGRLIDRIKSIATDQIQFAVVKDRVLVGGGSLPGLEFESWVVTIRSSQQGLSTDRIVRRMREAETPVLARVREGAVCIDLRTLAEEDLEAVASAIKFAVR; encoded by the coding sequence ATGGATCTGAGCGGCGGCGTCAACCCAGACACCCGACGACACCTTCCCTCGGTAGACAAACTGTGCCGGGAAGTAGTTCGGTCTTGTCCCGAACTGTCCGAGTGGGCGGTCCTCGCTGCCTCTCGCTTAATTCTTCGGTCTGCTCGCGAAGAAATTGAGTCGATGCTTTCCCGCGGGGCAGATGCCAGTGAATTGAAGCAGATCGCAGAGACCCAGTGGGCGGTGCGGGTGGCGGCCGAGGCTGCCAGAGTCATGAGCCCCCACCCTCGCCCGGTCATCAACGGAACCGGTGTCGTGCTCCATACCAATCTCGGTCGCTCGCCCCTGGCCCGGGGTGCAGCCGAAGCGGCTGCCGAAGCCTCAGTGGGGTATTCGGATCTCGAACTAGACCTCGAGACCGGTCGCCGCGGGAATCGCCTGGCGGAGATCTCGGCCAAGATCTGCCTGCTTTCGGGGGCCGAGGCGGCCACGGTGGTGAACAACAACGCCGCCGCAGTCTTGTTGGCACTCAATACCCTCGCGAGTGGCAGGGAAGTCGTAGTCTCGCGAGGTGAATTGGTCGAAATAGGGGGCTCATTTCGGGTTCCCGCGATCATGGAACGCGCCGGTGTGCGACTGGTCGAGGTCGGGACCACCAACCGAACCCATGCGCGGGACTACGAACAGGCGATCGGGCCCGACACAGCGCTGCTTCTCAAGGTTCATCGCAGCAATTTTGAGCAACGGGGATACGTTGCCGAAGTCGACCTTGAAGCGCTGGTAGAGATTGGCCACAGCCACGGTCTCCCGGTGGTCGAAGATCTGGGAGCGGGCACGCTGGTTGATCTAACCGATCGCGGGCTGCCGCGAGACGCCTACGCGCCAGCTCGTGTCCGCTTGGGTGTTGACCTGGTTTGTTTTTCGGGAGACAAGCTGATCGGTGGTCCCCAGGCGGGGATCATCCTCGGCAACGAGTCGACGATCGCTGCGCTCCGCAAAAACCCCCTCGCCCGCGCCCTGCGGGTGGACAAAATGACGATCGCGGCCCTCGATTGGACGCTCAACGCGATGCTCGAAGGCCGGGCGGAGCAAGACATCCCCATTCTTAAAATGATGTTCGAATCCAGTGAGCAAATTGAAACTCGCGCCGGACGGCTCATCGACCGAATCAAGTCCATCGCGACCGACCAGATTCAGTTTGCCGTTGTCAAGGATCGGGTTCTGGTCGGGGGTGGCTCACTCCCCGGACTGGAGTTCGAAAGCTGGGTGGTGACGATTCGGAGTTCGCAGCAAGGACTGTCGACGGATCGTATTGTGAGAAGGATGCGAGAAGCAGAAACGCCGGTTCTGGCTCGTGTGCGTGAAGGTGCTGTCTGCATCGATCTGCGAACACTTGCCGAAGAAGACTTGGAAGCTGTCGCCAGTGCTATCAAATTCGCGGTCCGTTGA
- a CDS encoding Rne/Rng family ribonuclease, with protein sequence MQNEIVINSEPGETRVAILERSTFTELYIERDNERSVVGNVIKGRVSRVLPGMQAAFVDIGLEKAGFLYVGDYFPVLEANKANGNGDSGNGRRRRGRTRTPPKIETVLREGQDVVVQIAKEPIGSKGARITSNISIPGRHLVLTPGAGRVGVSRRIESDKERRRLREIVERLRVDDLGFIIRTAGHGVRESDFEADIRYLTSVWNEIKSKMVTSESPSILYTELDLPLKMIRDYANSETSQISIDSETVYTELKSFVDQFVADPKPNILHYTAATPIFDEFSLESKIHDNLERKVMLKSGGHLVFDQGEALTAIDVNTGRFTGKRDLEETILRTNLEAVREIVYQLRFRNIGGLIIIDLIDMEPADHREKVYRALQEALRSDKARTNILKISELGLVEMTRKRTRENLLQTLCEPCDYCEGRGFVLSRSSVAFKVLREVRNDLPRFSSRRIAISVNPHVAEQLLRDGSSAVVKLGEDLGREIEIRARPGIHQEQFEVLALDTGPPVSIPLRWLDGPGEKKENGKDKNKRRRSSGRNQKKNGGEKVDELEAKDKTADDESDPSAELTPSEQPSPDSPEGVQLDTVERIEGEQDPLLAKAQDPDDKDDDSAAAADDRAAAAKELDSMDMDTPEVLDDQSELRILPASRQPEEP encoded by the coding sequence ATGCAAAATGAAATTGTAATCAACTCGGAACCCGGCGAGACCCGGGTTGCGATCCTCGAACGATCGACCTTTACCGAGCTCTACATCGAACGCGACAATGAACGCAGCGTTGTGGGCAATGTGATCAAGGGACGGGTCAGTCGAGTGCTGCCTGGTATGCAGGCGGCGTTCGTGGATATCGGCCTCGAAAAGGCCGGTTTCCTCTACGTGGGCGACTATTTCCCCGTACTCGAAGCCAATAAAGCCAACGGCAACGGCGACTCCGGCAACGGGCGTCGTCGTCGCGGTCGCACACGCACCCCGCCCAAGATCGAAACGGTCCTGCGCGAAGGCCAGGATGTCGTGGTCCAGATCGCCAAGGAGCCGATCGGCAGCAAGGGTGCGCGCATCACCTCGAACATCTCGATCCCGGGGCGCCACCTGGTGCTCACTCCCGGAGCAGGGCGTGTGGGCGTTTCGCGCCGCATCGAGTCCGACAAGGAACGTCGCCGCTTGCGGGAAATTGTCGAACGCCTCCGGGTAGACGACCTCGGCTTCATCATTCGCACTGCTGGACACGGAGTGCGGGAATCCGATTTCGAGGCGGACATTCGCTACCTCACGTCCGTCTGGAACGAGATCAAGTCAAAGATGGTAACCAGCGAGTCTCCATCGATTCTCTATACCGAGTTGGACTTGCCGCTCAAGATGATTCGCGACTATGCAAATTCAGAGACCTCCCAGATCTCCATCGATTCCGAAACCGTCTACACCGAACTCAAGAGCTTTGTCGATCAGTTCGTGGCCGATCCCAAGCCGAACATTCTGCACTACACAGCGGCGACCCCGATCTTTGACGAGTTTTCCCTCGAGTCGAAGATTCACGACAACCTCGAACGCAAGGTGATGCTCAAATCCGGAGGCCACCTGGTATTCGACCAGGGCGAGGCCCTCACCGCGATCGACGTCAACACGGGGCGCTTCACCGGCAAGCGCGACCTCGAAGAGACCATCCTCCGAACCAACCTCGAAGCGGTTCGCGAGATCGTGTACCAGCTGCGCTTCCGCAATATTGGCGGCTTGATCATCATCGACTTGATCGACATGGAGCCCGCGGATCACCGCGAAAAGGTATACCGGGCGCTGCAGGAGGCACTGCGGAGCGACAAGGCCCGCACCAATATCTTGAAGATCTCCGAACTCGGCCTGGTCGAGATGACCCGCAAGCGAACTCGGGAGAATCTCCTCCAGACCTTGTGTGAGCCATGCGACTACTGCGAGGGCCGCGGTTTCGTGCTGTCGCGCTCGAGCGTCGCGTTCAAGGTACTGCGCGAAGTTCGCAACGATCTACCCCGCTTCAGCAGCCGCCGCATCGCGATCAGCGTGAATCCACATGTCGCCGAGCAACTGTTGCGAGACGGCAGTTCGGCGGTGGTCAAGCTGGGTGAAGATCTTGGACGCGAGATCGAGATTCGCGCCCGACCGGGTATCCATCAGGAGCAGTTCGAGGTCCTGGCGCTGGACACCGGGCCGCCGGTCTCGATCCCGCTGCGCTGGCTGGACGGACCCGGCGAAAAGAAAGAAAATGGGAAGGACAAAAACAAGCGGCGGCGATCGTCGGGAAGAAATCAGAAGAAAAATGGCGGCGAGAAGGTCGACGAGCTGGAGGCAAAGGACAAAACTGCCGACGACGAGTCCGACCCAAGCGCCGAACTCACCCCGAGCGAGCAGCCGAGTCCGGATTCCCCGGAGGGGGTGCAGTTGGATACGGTCGAGAGGATCGAGGGCGAGCAGGACCCACTCCTCGCCAAGGCACAGGATCCCGACGACAAAGACGATGACAGCGCTGCGGCGGCGGACGACAGAGCTGCGGCGGCCAAAGAGTTGGACTCGATGGACATGGATACGCCCGAAGTGCTTGACGATCAATCGGAATTGCGGATACTCCCCGCCTCTCGCCAGCCTGAGGAGCCATGA
- a CDS encoding ComF family protein, with the protein MIARPKELAGSMLRGLLEFLLPPVCAGCGAHLHETDHISDHVFERACERAPEIESVLCGPCSRALQFLNREGCLLCQLPTPSRPHRLCSRCKGEGSSLDACTARVAFEGRAEGWIRDFKYPRSGIAGLLPGPESIVVALARDVSQMLVHRSPDLVVPVPLHPSRLRARGFNPATTLARAIAKQVGGRLTTDLLIRLRDTPSQTHLGRRQRRSNIRDAFACTAVSAPDIWLVDDVVTTRSTLEEAARCLRRAGAKNIQAICAARTL; encoded by the coding sequence TTGATCGCACGTCCGAAAGAGTTGGCGGGCTCCATGCTGCGAGGCTTGCTGGAATTTCTCTTGCCTCCGGTTTGTGCAGGGTGTGGCGCGCATCTACACGAGACCGACCACATTTCCGATCATGTTTTCGAGCGTGCTTGTGAGCGCGCGCCAGAAATTGAGTCTGTGCTGTGCGGCCCATGTTCGCGCGCACTGCAGTTCTTGAACCGTGAGGGCTGCCTGCTCTGTCAGCTGCCGACACCCAGCCGTCCCCATCGACTGTGCAGTCGTTGCAAGGGCGAGGGCTCTTCACTCGACGCTTGCACCGCCCGCGTTGCATTTGAAGGTCGAGCCGAGGGCTGGATCCGAGACTTCAAGTATCCCCGCAGTGGAATTGCCGGACTCTTGCCCGGCCCCGAGTCGATCGTCGTCGCACTCGCGCGCGATGTCTCCCAGATGCTCGTCCACCGCAGCCCCGACCTCGTGGTTCCCGTGCCCCTTCATCCGAGTCGCCTGCGCGCACGCGGGTTCAACCCGGCCACCACCCTCGCGCGGGCGATCGCCAAGCAAGTCGGCGGACGACTGACAACGGATTTATTGATTCGGCTCCGCGACACCCCAAGCCAAACCCACCTGGGGCGCCGGCAGCGGCGCAGCAACATTCGCGACGCATTTGCCTGCACCGCAGTTTCGGCGCCAGACATCTGGCTGGTTGATGACGTGGTGACGACCCGAAGTACTCTCGAAGAAGCGGCGCGCTGCCTGCGACGGGCGGGGGCGAAGAACATTCAAGCGATCTGCGCTGCGCGAACTCTCTAG
- a CDS encoding HNH endonuclease, with protein MLNSSVLVLNRSFLPIHVTSVRRAFSLIYRGGANAVNENYEMFDFDRWCLRGGPVAGGGDFIRTLTGKIPIPRVIVLRYYNRVPRKHVRFSRANIFSRDTNTCQYCDSMPPRSQLNLDHVVPRAQGGKTTWENVVCCCIPCNRRKGGRTPEQAGVKLRRTPRRPRWSPLMSVVPHGVRYQEWRPFLGEYEKTVEISRSA; from the coding sequence ATGTTGAACTCGAGCGTACTTGTCCTCAATCGTTCATTTTTACCGATTCACGTGACATCGGTCCGCCGAGCCTTCTCTCTGATCTACCGGGGCGGCGCGAACGCAGTCAATGAAAACTACGAAATGTTCGACTTTGATCGCTGGTGCCTGCGAGGCGGTCCGGTGGCCGGAGGCGGGGATTTCATCCGAACACTGACCGGAAAGATTCCGATTCCCCGGGTCATCGTGCTGCGCTACTACAACCGGGTTCCGCGCAAACACGTTCGCTTCAGCCGCGCGAACATTTTCTCCCGCGATACGAATACCTGCCAATATTGTGACAGCATGCCGCCTCGCTCCCAGCTCAATCTCGACCACGTCGTCCCGCGAGCCCAGGGCGGAAAGACGACCTGGGAGAACGTCGTTTGCTGCTGCATCCCCTGCAACCGACGCAAGGGTGGCCGCACCCCCGAGCAGGCCGGGGTAAAACTGCGTCGCACTCCGCGCCGACCGCGTTGGTCGCCGTTGATGAGCGTGGTGCCCCACGGAGTCCGCTATCAAGAGTGGAGGCCCTTCTTGGGAGAATATGAAAAAACGGTCGAGATTTCTCGATCGGCGTGA
- the rplU gene encoding 50S ribosomal protein L21, whose translation MYAVVKTGGKQVRMNPGDAVRIEKLDGEVGDTIEFNDVLMVGGDEGVRIGTPQVDGAKVVGTILAQDRHPKIRVFKMKRRKRYRRTQGHRQSYTEVQIDRIEG comes from the coding sequence ATGTACGCCGTTGTTAAAACTGGCGGAAAGCAAGTCCGGATGAACCCCGGAGATGCGGTCCGCATTGAAAAACTTGATGGCGAAGTCGGAGATACCATCGAGTTCAACGACGTCCTGATGGTCGGTGGTGACGAGGGTGTGAGAATCGGCACGCCCCAGGTCGACGGTGCCAAGGTGGTGGGCACCATTCTCGCCCAGGACCGTCATCCAAAAATCCGGGTGTTCAAGATGAAGCGCCGAAAGCGCTATCGCCGCACCCAGGGCCACCGACAATCGTATACGGAAGTTCAGATCGATCGCATCGAGGGCTGA
- a CDS encoding glutamate-5-semialdehyde dehydrogenase, whose product MEQSQTLDPNLNPELQEQITGLATRAARAAHALGDLDTATKNAWLLRCAELLEESKDEILEANRLDQEEARNKNIAAPLINRLSIADGKWDDMIAGLRDVAALRDPVGEVADSHLRPNGLRVARMRIPLGVIAMIYESRPNVTVDAAALCIKAGNAVILRGGSEAFHSNQALAKVLRAAARETGVPEDAIAVMGTTDRAAIDILLKLNREIDLIIPRGGPGLIRKVRENSTIPVICHDEGICHIFIDASADAKMATEIVLDSKLRQLAVCNALETLLVHRDASETVLPQVLKALHEEGVEIRGDQTVCDVFSEARPASENDWATEYLDKILSVKVVDDLDSAIDHIREFGSNHTEIIITNDQANGSAWQRRVNSSTVGINCSTAFADGFRLGLGAEIGISTSKLHAYGPMGLEGLTTQKFILTGEGQLRE is encoded by the coding sequence ATGGAACAATCTCAAACGCTGGATCCGAATTTGAATCCCGAACTCCAAGAGCAAATTACGGGCCTGGCAACTCGAGCTGCGCGCGCTGCTCATGCGCTCGGTGATCTCGATACCGCGACAAAGAACGCATGGCTTTTGCGCTGCGCAGAACTGCTCGAAGAGTCCAAGGATGAAATCCTCGAGGCCAACCGACTCGATCAAGAAGAAGCGCGAAACAAGAACATCGCGGCTCCTCTAATAAACCGACTGTCGATCGCCGACGGCAAGTGGGACGACATGATTGCGGGGCTCCGCGATGTCGCCGCCCTGCGCGATCCAGTGGGGGAAGTGGCGGACAGTCACCTGCGACCCAACGGGTTGCGGGTCGCGCGCATGCGCATTCCGTTGGGCGTCATCGCCATGATCTACGAGTCGCGACCCAATGTCACAGTCGACGCCGCAGCACTCTGCATCAAGGCCGGCAACGCGGTCATCTTGCGCGGGGGATCGGAAGCCTTCCATTCCAATCAAGCGCTGGCCAAGGTCTTGCGCGCGGCCGCTCGCGAGACGGGAGTTCCCGAAGATGCCATCGCCGTGATGGGGACCACCGACCGCGCGGCGATCGACATCCTGCTCAAGCTCAACCGAGAGATCGACTTGATCATTCCCCGTGGTGGACCCGGGTTGATCCGCAAGGTGAGGGAAAACTCGACCATTCCGGTGATCTGTCACGACGAGGGCATTTGTCACATCTTTATCGATGCGAGTGCAGATGCGAAGATGGCCACTGAGATCGTTTTGGATTCGAAGCTGCGCCAACTCGCGGTTTGCAACGCCTTGGAGACGCTCCTGGTTCACCGGGATGCAAGCGAGACCGTGCTTCCCCAGGTGCTGAAGGCACTCCATGAAGAGGGCGTCGAAATTCGCGGCGACCAAACCGTCTGCGACGTGTTCTCCGAGGCGCGACCGGCGAGCGAAAACGATTGGGCAACCGAGTATCTCGACAAGATCTTGTCGGTGAAGGTCGTGGACGATCTCGACTCGGCAATCGACCACATCCGCGAGTTTGGCTCGAACCACACCGAAATCATCATCACCAACGATCAGGCAAATGGATCCGCGTGGCAGCGACGCGTCAATTCTTCCACCGTCGGGATCAATTGTTCGACCGCATTTGCGGACGGCTTCAGACTCGGGTTGGGTGCTGAAATTGGCATTTCGACTTCGAAGCTCCACGCGTACGGCCCGATGGGACTCGAGGGTCTCACGACCCAAAAGTTCATCTTGACCGGAGAGGGTCAACTGCGCGAATGA
- the nadD gene encoding nicotinate (nicotinamide) nucleotide adenylyltransferase, whose protein sequence is MSADGRRIGIYGGTFNPIHRGHLQAAREVAGALDLERVIFVPSAQPPHKTHDDQDPIAPARDRLRWVKASIASEPLFELNDLELERSGASYSIDTLRTLVGEFAPARLVFILGHDAFIEMGSWKDPCGILQLVDLVVVSRPPATLDHLDQWLPEFARELVEIAEDGRSAFCRRSDTRIDVLAIDALDVSASEVRSRLARGESIAKLVPEPVCEAIVSSGHYISSSHYMKNSMQNNADDKIKSETKGRPVEMIEDTLRKKLSTVIEAALARNADRPVILDVHELTSYADCLVIMSGNSNRQVRSIVGQVVKALKADGDIPLGVEGGDNATWMLIDSNDVIVHVFDPDARELFDLEALWGDAPRITLDMPELTPVKAAQQATTSVA, encoded by the coding sequence ATGAGCGCGGACGGACGTCGCATAGGAATCTACGGGGGTACGTTCAACCCGATCCATCGCGGTCACCTGCAGGCCGCGCGCGAAGTCGCGGGCGCCCTCGATCTCGAGCGAGTGATCTTCGTCCCCAGCGCACAGCCGCCGCACAAGACCCACGATGATCAGGACCCGATTGCTCCGGCACGGGATCGCTTGCGCTGGGTAAAGGCTTCGATCGCAAGCGAACCCTTGTTCGAACTCAACGATCTCGAACTCGAACGCTCGGGAGCGTCGTACTCGATCGACACCTTGCGCACCCTGGTCGGCGAATTCGCTCCGGCGCGGCTCGTATTCATCCTGGGACACGACGCATTCATCGAGATGGGAAGCTGGAAAGATCCCTGTGGCATCCTTCAGTTGGTCGACCTTGTCGTCGTATCCCGACCCCCGGCAACCCTTGACCACCTCGACCAGTGGCTTCCCGAATTCGCGCGCGAGTTGGTGGAGATCGCCGAGGACGGGCGCTCCGCGTTCTGCCGCAGGAGCGATACCCGCATCGACGTGTTGGCCATCGACGCGCTGGATGTTTCGGCGTCCGAGGTCCGAAGCAGGCTGGCCAGAGGGGAATCAATCGCGAAACTGGTACCCGAACCCGTCTGCGAAGCGATTGTTTCGAGCGGCCACTACATTTCGAGCAGCCACTACATGAAGAACAGCATGCAGAACAACGCAGATGATAAAATCAAGAGTGAAACGAAAGGACGTCCGGTGGAAATGATCGAAGACACGTTGCGCAAGAAGCTCTCCACAGTGATTGAAGCCGCGCTCGCGCGCAATGCCGATCGACCCGTGATTCTCGACGTGCACGAACTCACTTCGTATGCCGATTGTCTGGTCATCATGAGCGGCAACTCGAATCGGCAGGTGCGATCAATCGTCGGTCAGGTGGTCAAGGCCCTCAAGGCAGATGGCGACATACCTCTCGGGGTCGAAGGCGGCGACAACGCGACCTGGATGTTGATCGACTCCAACGACGTCATCGTGCACGTATTTGACCCCGATGCCCGCGAACTTTTCGATCTCGAAGCGCTGTGGGGCGACGCACCTCGAATCACCTTGGATATGCCCGAACTGACCCCCGTCAAAGCAGCGCAGCAGGCTACTACCAGCGTCGCCTGA
- the rpmA gene encoding 50S ribosomal protein L27: MSHKKGQGSSRNGRDSNGQRRGMKIFGGQVVRAGNILMRQCGTKIHPGKGVGVGRDYTLFALIDGTVRYGKSRGRTVAYVDVPQ; this comes from the coding sequence ATGTCGCACAAAAAGGGACAGGGCAGCTCACGCAACGGCCGGGACAGTAACGGTCAGCGGCGAGGCATGAAGATTTTCGGTGGCCAGGTGGTACGCGCCGGCAACATTCTCATGCGCCAGTGCGGAACCAAGATCCACCCGGGCAAGGGCGTTGGCGTGGGTCGCGACTACACGCTGTTCGCGTTGATCGACGGCACGGTTCGCTACGGCAAGTCTCGAGGCCGCACGGTCGCCTACGTAGACGTCCCTCAATAG